TTGCCTTGTATGAAGACAAATTGAGTCAACAGGTTAAAGCCGGCGAGAACCGGGGTGAGTTGCTTCGGCATGACCGAGTGGTCAGACACCTCAGCCAAGCTGTGGCAGTATCGAGTGCTGACAGTGTCAGGGTATTCACACAAACCATTCCAGCCGACTGGAATCAAGAGAATGTGGGAATTGGTGTCATCGTGGAAAACAGTGAATCCAACACCGTGCTTCAGGCATTGAATGCAACAGGGGCCTTGGCCCGGTGTAGTTAAAAGTGGATTGAAAAAAGGAAAATACAATGCAACGTCGTACAGTACTAGCCAGTCTTGCTGCCTTGGGCGCAGGTCTGATGATCGCAAAACCCATGAGCTCAATTGCCGGAATGAACAAACTGAACAAATCTGAAGCGGAATGGCTGAAGATCATCAACAAGGATCAATTCAACGTCCTGTTCAAGGAAGCCACTGAACGCCCCTTCTCAAGCCCGCTGAACGACGAGAAACGCAAGGGCACCTACGTGTGCGCGGCCTGCAACCAGCCACTTTTTCCGGCTCAGTACAAGTACGACAGCGGCACTGGCTGGCCCAGCTTCTTTGATGCCAACAAAGGCGCATTGAATACAAAAACCGATTACAAACTGATATTACCTCGCACGGAATACCATTGCAGCAACTGCGGTGGACACCAGGGTCACGTGTTTGATGATGGCCCTGCTCCCACTGGCAAACGGTATTGCAACAACGGATTGGCGTTGAATTTTGTACCCGAAGGCAAGGCCCTTCCGACTTTGCGCAAGGCATGAACATGAACACACTGTTTAAATTGAAGTCGACGCTGGCTGTTGCACTGGGTGTGTTGGCAGTCACAAGCGCACAGGCGGAAACCAAAACCGCCATTTTCGGAGGTGGCTGTTTCTGGTGTGTTGAAGCTGATTTTGACAAAGTGCCAGGCGTACTTAAAACAATTTCAGGTTACGCAGGCGGGCAGTACAAAGACCCGGATTACAAGGCGGTCAGTGCGGGCCGCACCGACCACACCGAGGTTGTTGAAGTCACTTACGACGACACCAAGGCCAGCTACAGCCAACTGGTTGAGTTCTTCTGGAAAACCATAGACCCGACTGTGAAAGACCGGCAGTTTTGTGATGC
The nucleotide sequence above comes from Limnobacter thiooxidans. Encoded proteins:
- the msrA gene encoding peptide-methionine (S)-S-oxide reductase MsrA, giving the protein MNTLFKLKSTLAVALGVLAVTSAQAETKTAIFGGGCFWCVEADFDKVPGVLKTISGYAGGQYKDPDYKAVSAGRTDHTEVVEVTYDDTKASYSQLVEFFWKTIDPTVKDRQFCDAGTQYRTGFYTLNDEQKKVAEASKAKLQASGKFRTIHTEVAPAIKFYPAEEYHQDYYKKNPVRYGYYRSGCGRDNRLEELWGPKASR
- the msrB gene encoding peptide-methionine (R)-S-oxide reductase MsrB; this translates as MQRRTVLASLAALGAGLMIAKPMSSIAGMNKLNKSEAEWLKIINKDQFNVLFKEATERPFSSPLNDEKRKGTYVCAACNQPLFPAQYKYDSGTGWPSFFDANKGALNTKTDYKLILPRTEYHCSNCGGHQGHVFDDGPAPTGKRYCNNGLALNFVPEGKALPTLRKA